One window of the Cryptomeria japonica chromosome 7, Sugi_1.0, whole genome shotgun sequence genome contains the following:
- the LOC131043306 gene encoding uncharacterized protein LOC131043306: MVDSITICEVKFKTPSEDDLKGPILTQKVADVKATIEEQQLIWRKKRCIITIDGWTNRRNSALLNFFVSSSGATMSIKSINVSRHTKNATYLCEALEEVPVEVGKENEVQAVINNATNYVATGRLLMERHPTLFWTPCVDNCLDLILEDLVKLSWIKKFVDSTTNICKFLYNHTRVLSIMRQYTRPKELVCPGIIRFATNLITLQSLIWPKVALRHMFVSEE, from the exons ATGGTTGATTCCATAACTATATGTGAAGTGAAGTTCAAAACCCCTAGTGAAGATGACTTAAAGGGCCCAATTTTGACACAGAAGGTGGCTGATGTAAAAGCCACAATAGAGGAGCAGCAGTTGATATGGAGGAAGAAGCGTTGCATAATCACGATCGATggttggaccaatagaagaaatagtgcactattgaatttttttgtttcttcCTCGG GTGCCACCATGTCCATCAAATCAATTAATGTTTCAAGACATACAAAAAATGCCACATACCTTTGTGAGGCTTTAGAGGAAGTCCCAGTTGAGGTGGGCAAGGAGAATGAGGTGCAAGCGGTgataaataatgcaacaaattatgttgctacaggtagactattgatggagaggcacccaacaTTATTTTGGACTCCATGTGTTGACAATTGCCTTGACCTCATATTGGAGGATCTTGTCAAGCTTTCATGGATTAAAAAATTTGTGGATTCGACCACAAATATTTGTAAATTTCTATACAATCACACACGGGTCCTTAGCATAATGAGGCAATACACAAGGCCTAAGGAGTTGGTTTGTCCTGGCAtaattagatttgctactaatttaatcacattacaatccttgatTTGGCCAAAGGTAGCTTTGAGGCATATGTTTGTTAGTGAGGAGTGA